The sequence CGCCGATCGTGACCATTGAGCAGTCAAAGCAAATTTTGACTGTTCCGAAATCTTTCTTGAACGTTTGTGAAATAACAACAAGTAATCCATCTCCCGGGATATACGTGATATTTGCTTTAACAAAAAGAAAAACGCCGAGAGCGATAAAGGCGCAACTTATTAACAGGATGAGCAGTTGCTCCAAATAGGTCGTGGGATTAATGCCTGAGATCAGATAAAGGGTGAAATCAATAAAATAACCAAGCAAAATCACGGCAAGGAGTTGTATCAACTGTATATATCGATATTTTCTGCGTAAGATTGCGATCTGAAGCAATATGAAGACGGCATTCATGAAAATTGTCAGTTCTCCCAATGAAAAAGGGACAACCAGACTGTAAATGTAAGGCACGCAGGAAATTGGCGTCACGCCGAGATCGGCTTTTACCGACAGCGAGATACCCAACGCCATGATAAATAAGCCGAGGATTAATTGTATGCCTTTTAAGAATTGGGACTTGGCCATTTTGTGATTTAAATCCATTGTCAAATTTTTATTAATTACACATATTAAAGATCATTCGATCAAGCATGTTGAGACAATCGTTTTTTTCCTTATTCGTAAATCCGTCAAATAATTTTGTATTATGGACTTGTAAAATTTCAAGTATCTTTCCCTTTATTTCTCTGGTTTTCTTTGTTGAATAGACGCACTTTTGACGTCGGTTGTCTTTATTTTCGCGTCGGTTTATAAAGCCCGATTTTTCCAGTTGCTGCAAGGCACGGGCGGTTGCAGCCGGATCAATTGAAAGAGCCTGGGTTATTTCTTGCTGGATAATGCCATCACGGCACAGGACTTCCATCAGAAAAGGCAGGGTACCTCGGGCTATTCCAATTTCAGCCAATTGCTTGGTTAGACTGTTGGAATTCAATCTGTTTAGCCTGGATATCTTTTTTACGACAGATTTCTGTTCAGATTTGGCTATTTCTGTTTGGGTCATAT is a genomic window of uncultured Desulfobacter sp. containing:
- a CDS encoding DUF6198 family protein, giving the protein MAKSQFLKGIQLILGLFIMALGISLSVKADLGVTPISCVPYIYSLVVPFSLGELTIFMNAVFILLQIAILRRKYRYIQLIQLLAVILLGYFIDFTLYLISGINPTTYLEQLLILLISCAFIALGVFLFVKANITYIPGDGLLVVISQTFKKDFGTVKICFDCSMVTIGVVSSFLFLHKLAGVREGTILAALIVGLLVKLYGKISLLLARKFLRIENHRLPQGKGNAFNCKGHHKKYIKE
- a CDS encoding MarR family winged helix-turn-helix transcriptional regulator translates to MTQTEIAKSEQKSVVKKISRLNRLNSNSLTKQLAEIGIARGTLPFLMEVLCRDGIIQQEITQALSIDPAATARALQQLEKSGFINRRENKDNRRQKCVYSTKKTREIKGKILEILQVHNTKLFDGFTNKEKNDCLNMLDRMIFNMCN